A section of the Acanthochromis polyacanthus isolate Apoly-LR-REF ecotype Palm Island chromosome 1, KAUST_Apoly_ChrSc, whole genome shotgun sequence genome encodes:
- the snrpf gene encoding small nuclear ribonucleoprotein F, which yields MSLPLNPKPFLNGLTGKPVMVKLKWGMEYKGYLVSVDGYMNMQLANTEEYVDGALAGHLGEVLIRCNNVLYIRGVEEEEEDGEMRE from the exons ATG AGTTtacctctgaaccccaaacctTTCCTGAACGGCCTGACGGGCAAACCGGTGATGGTGAAGCTGAAGTGGGGGATGGAGTATAAGGGCTACCTGGTGTCTGTGGACGGATACATGAACATGCAG CTGGCAAACACAGAAGAGTATGTGGATGGAGCGCTGGCAGGACATCTGGGGGAAGTTCTCATCAG GTGTAATAATGTTTTATACATCCGAGGcgtagaagaagaggaagaggacggAGAGATGAGGGAGTGA
- the amdhd1 gene encoding probable imidazolonepropionase, giving the protein MSRNNRLLVKNAKQVVLICSNGEKFLTKHGMQNLCVIENGSVVIGNDGLIKAVGPAQTIRAQYSEASFDKVIDATGMCVLPGLVDAHTHPVWAGDRVHEFAMKLAGATYMEVHRAGGGIHFTVQHTRAAAASDLLTSLSNRLARMQRSGTTLVECKSGYGLELQTELKMLQVIEEARRSLPISISSTYCGAHAVPKGKTVAEATQDVLQVQLPRLKQLMSAGTLRVDNIDVFCEHGVFDLDSTRSILQAGKDMGLNINFHGDELHPMNSAQLGAELGASAISHLEEATDEGIAAMAKAKTAAVLLPTTAYILRLPQPRARDMLDAGVIVALGSDFNPNAYCCSMPIVMHLACVNMRMSMSEALAAATINAAFALGCSQTHGSLEVDKHGDLLILNAPRWEHLIYQLGGHQEIIRYVVIKGNVVHDNDKIMDL; this is encoded by the exons ATGTCCAGAAATAACAGGCTACTGGTGAAAAATGCCAAACAGGTGGTTTTGATCTGCAGCAACGGAGAGAAGTTCCTGACCAAACATGGGATGCAGAATCTTTGTGTGATTGAAAATGGCAGCGTCGTGATCGGGAA CGATGGGCTGATTAAAGCCGTGGGGCCTGCACAAACCATCAGAGCTCAGTATTCAGAGGCTTCGTTTGATAAAGTGATTGATGCTACAGGAATGTGCGTCCTGCCTG GATTGGTTGATGCTCACACCCACCCAGTCTGGGCTGGAGACAGGGTGCATGAATTTGCTATGAAG CTGGCCGGCGCCACCTACATGGAAGTGCACCGGGCCGGAGGAGGGATCCACTTCACGGTGCAGCACACTCGAGCTGCCGCCGCCTCGGACCTGCTGACGTCCCTCAGCAACAGGTTGGCTCGGATGCAGCGATCGGGAACCACCCTGGTGGAGTGTAAGAGTGGATATGGCCTGGAGCTGCAGACTGAGCTCAAGATGCTGCAGGTGATCGAGGAGGCCAGACGCTCTCTGCCCATCAGCATCTCCTCAACCTACTGTGGAGCTCATGCAGTGCCCAA GGGGAAGACAGTTGCAGAAGCCACTCAGGACGTCCTCCAGGTCCAGCTGCCTCGGCTGAAACAGCTCATGTCTGCCGGGACTCTCAGAGTGGACAACATCGATGTGTTTTGTGAGCACGGAGTGTTCGACCTCGACTCCACTCGCTCTATCCTGCAGGCTGGGAAAGACATGGGCCTCAACATCAACTTCCATGGAGATGAGCTTCATCCCATGAACTCTGCTCAG TTGGGAGCCGAGCTTGGAGCTTCAGCCATCAGCCACCTGGAGGAGGCCACAGATGAAGGGATCGCTGCCATGGCCAAAGCAAAGACTGCTGCCGTCCTCCTGCCGACGACGGCCTACATCCTCCG gctGCCCCAGCCTCGAGCCAGAGACATGCTGGACGCCGGAGTGATCGTCGCCCTCGGCAGCGACTTCAACCCCAACGCCTACTGCTGCTCCATG CCCATAGTCATGCACCTGGCCTGTGTGAACATGAGGATGTCCATGTCTGAGGCTCTGGCTGCGGCCACCATCAACGCAGCCTTCGCCCTGGGGTGCTCTCAAACACACGGGTCTCTGGAGGTCGACAAACATGGAGACCTGCTGATCCTCAACGCCCCACG GTGGGAGCATCTGATTTACCAGTTGGGAGGACATCAGGAGATCATCCGTTACGTTGTGATCAAAGGGAACGTCGTCCACGATAACGACAAAATCATGGACTTGTAA
- the LOC110963734 gene encoding tetraspanin-9, which produces MARGCICCVKYMLFLFNLLFWLGGCGLLGVGVWLSVSQGSFATLSPSFPSLSAANLIITLGTVVMVTGFLGCLGAIKENKCLLLSFFIVLLIILLAELILLILFFVYTDKVNENARRDLKEGLVLYNTDNNAGLRDAWNTIQGEWRCCGVMNHNDWYVALHENVVPDRCCQQVFPGCGRNASNAFWTRGCYEKVEAWLDDNKHLLGTIAMCVLVIQLLGMAFSMTLYQQIHRAGKKYEA; this is translated from the exons ATGGCTCGCGGCTGCATCTGCTGCGTGAAATACATGCTCTTCCTCTTCAACCTCCTCTTCTGG ctggGTGGCTGTGGGCTGCTGGGTGTCGGTGTTTGGCTGTCGGTTTCTCAGGGCAGCTTTGCCACCCTGTCGCCCTCCTTCCCGTCGCTCTCGGCCGCCAACCTCATCATCACCCTCGGCACTGTCGTCATGGTGACGGGTTTCCTGGGTTGCCTGGGTGCCATCAAGGAGAACAAATGCCTGCTGCTGAGT TTCTTCATCGTTCTGTTGATCATCCTCCTGGCTGAACTCATCCTCCTAATCCTCTTCTTCGTCTACACAGACAAG GTGAATGAAAATGCCAGACGTGACCTGAAAGAAGGTCTGGTTCTGTACAACACGGACAACAACGCTGGGCTGAGGGACGCATGGAACACCATCCAGGGAGAG TGGAGGTGCTGTGGAGTGATGAACCACAACGACTGGTACGTCGCCCTGCATGAGAACGTGGTTCCTGACCGCTGCTGCCAGCAGGTTTTCCCGGGCTGCGGACGCAACGCCTCCAACGCCTTCTGGACACGG ggttGCTATGAGAAGGTGGAGGCGTGGCTGGACGACAACAAGCACCTTCTGGGAACCATCGCCATGTGTGTGTTAGTCATACAG CTGCTCGGTATGGCATTCTCCATGACTCTTTACCAACAGATCCACCGAGCAGGGAAGAAGTACGAAGCCTGA